The following proteins come from a genomic window of Terriglobales bacterium:
- the queD gene encoding 6-carboxytetrahydropterin synthase QueD: protein MFEITVEESFAAGHYLRDYKGKCENPHGHNYKVRVTLTGSELDKAGLLVDFKDLKELMKPAIERLDHQMMNDLAPFATVNPSAENLARHFYDETSAKLKSATQGRVRVKEVTVWETDSTTATYFE, encoded by the coding sequence ATGTTCGAAATCACCGTCGAAGAGAGCTTTGCCGCGGGGCACTACCTGCGCGACTACAAGGGCAAGTGCGAGAACCCGCACGGGCACAACTACAAGGTGCGGGTGACGCTCACCGGCTCAGAGCTGGATAAGGCCGGCCTGCTGGTGGACTTCAAAGACCTGAAAGAGCTGATGAAGCCGGCGATCGAGCGGCTCGACCACCAGATGATGAACGACCTGGCGCCGTTCGCCACCGTGAATCCCTCGGCGGAGAACCTGGCCCGGCACTTCTACGACGAGACCAGCGCCAAACTGAAGTCGGCGACCCAGGGCCGCGTGCGGGTGAAGGAAGTCACGGTGTGGGAAACGGATTCGACCACGGCCACGTATTTCGAGTGA